The following nucleotide sequence is from Vallitalea okinawensis.
GAGGATCAGCAATCAAATGTTCAGAAACCTGAGTTTATAGCACATGGTGGTGGTGGAATTAATGGTACCCTCGTATCTAATTCAAAAGAAGCTTTAGACGAGAGCATTAGAAAAGGAGTTAATTTTATAGAAGTGGACTTAGTCTGGACAAGTGACCAAGTTCCCGTCCTTTTACATGGGTGGGATGGGTTTATAACCAGATTATTTCAGGTAGGAGATCAGGATGAAAGGGAAGAACAGCATTATAGCCATAATGAATTTATGAACTTACAGATGAAGAATGGGTTACATCAATTGGATTTAAAGGCGCTCATGGATTGGATGGAAGAAAATCAGAATGCCTATATAATAACAGATATCAAAGAAGATAATATTAAAATGCTGGAGTTGATTGCTAGTGAGTATAAAGAATATCAGCATCGTATTATCCCTCAAATCTATGCCATGGATGAATATATACAAGTTTACTATATGGGCTATAAAAATATAATTTTAACATTATATAAGAGTGAGTACACAGCAGAGCAAATAAAGGACTTTATTAATAGGTACGAGGTTTTTGCAGTAACCATGCCAATAGAACGGGCCTATGAAGGTCTAGCTGAAGAATTACAGAAAGAAGAGGTATTTATATATTGTCATACTGTTAATGACGAGGAATTAGTAGTAGAGTTAAGGGAGAAGGGGGTAGACGGCTTTTATTCTGATAACTTACATAATTGATAGGCTCACTATTAATTTTATTTGTCCTTCGTACAGCATGTATACCATTCTATTCGATAAAGGTTGACATTTCATGCATAGAATTTTATAATTATATTAGAATATAATAATATAATAGAATCAAAAGCATATAATTATTGATTGTTTAAGATTCTGGATATAGCATAAATGTTGGGGAGGGACTCACAAATGGAAGAAAAACAAATCAGGATATTGAAAGCCTTAGCGCACCCCATCCGATTGCAGATTGTCAAAATTCTTATAGATCATGGTGAATTATGCGTTTGTCAATTAAATGAGAATGTAGAATTTAGCCAATCAAATCTATCACAGCACTTAAAGATTCTTAGAGACGCTTCAGTTGTCAATACACGTAAAAAAGGGCAGTGGATGATGTATCGTGTTGAGGATGAAAGTATTAATAAAATAATGGAAGCTTTAGAGCATATTCAGTAAAGTAAGCGCATGATTAATGTTACAGAAATGAAGAACATTATCATGCGCTTTAATGTAAGAACTAAAAACTAATACGAGACTCATAAATAAAAGAAAAAATTTTTCCAATTAGCAGGAAGCCTTGTATTTATGTCTAATTTATTATATAATAAAATTGGTATATACAACTATACCAATTCGGGAGGATGCTAATTATGAAATGTATTATAAATGGTAAAATTATAACAAATAATAATATACTTTTGGATCAAGCCATTTGTTTCACAGACAAGGTATGTGGTATAGGTGAATTAAGTGTTTTAGAAAAAAAGTTTGGATCACTTGATATCATTGATGCAAAAGGAAGTTATGTTACTCCAGGATTTATCGATATACATATACACGGTATTCAAGGGCATGATGTTTGTGATGGTGATATAGAAGGTCTCAGTGTAATTAGTAATGCTATAACAAAATATGGGGTTACTAGTTATTTACCAACGACCATGACGATTCCTTTTGATGATATATATCATGTACTGGATCAAATAAAATGTGCTAAAGAAAGTCATAATGAAGGTGCAGAAATATTAGGTGTACATCTAGAAGGACCTTTTATTAATAAAGAGCGTAAAGGTGCACAAAATGAAAAATACATCATTATGCCAGACTATCAATTAATTGAAGACTATAAAGAACTTATATCTTTAATCACCATAGCGCCAGAAACAGAAGGGGCAATGGATTTTATAAAAAAAGTATCCGCAACTACTAATATTGTCTTATCACTGGGTCATACCAATGCTACTTTTGAAGAAGCCATGGAGGGAATTGAAAACGGAATAACCCATTCCACTCATACCTTTAATGCTATGTCAGGTCTGTTACATCGTAAACCAGGTGTTGTAGGAGCAGCTTTATTATCCGATGATGTAAAATGTGAGGTTATTGCTGATAATATTCACATGCATCCGGCACTTTACAAGCTATTTATCAAAACGAAAGGTCTGGATAAGATTATTTTAGTTACAGATTGTGTTCAAGCAGGTGGTTTACCTGATGGTGAATATACATTAGGCGGTCAGAAAATATTTGTTGAGGGTAATAAATCAGTCCTAGAAAATGGCACCATAGCAGGTAGTGTCCTTAAATTAAATAAAGCAATCCATAATTTTAAAGAGAGCGCTGACGTAAACATTAAAGATATAATTCGATTTGTAACTGAAAACCCAGCAAAAAGCTTAGGGGTATATGACAGAAAAGGATCATTAGAGGTAGATAAAGATGCAGATATTGTACTACTGGATGATAATACAGAAGTGATGATGACCATTGGAAAGGGGAAAATCTTATATGAAAAATAATAATATGCGAATTTATGTTGTTAATTCTTATGACGAAATGAGTAAGCAAGCAGCTAATATCGTTGCTTCTCAAGTAACGTTAAAACCTAATAGTGTTTTAGGTTTAGCTACAGGAGGGACACCAGTTGGTATGTATAAACAATTGGTTGAAATGTACCAAAAAGGTGATGTAGACTTCAAGCAAGTTACTACATTTAATTTAGATGAGTATTATCCACTTTCAAGAGAAAATGCAAACAGTTACTATCATTACATGTATACCAATTTATTTAAGCACATTAATGTGCCAGGTGACCATATTAATATACCAAATGGTATGGCTAAAGATGTTATAGTTGAGTGCCAAACCTATGAGAAGAATATCGAATCAGCTGGTGGAATTGATCTCCAAGTATTAGGTATAGGACCTAATGGACACATCGGTTTTAATGAACCAGATGTAAAATTTGAAGCTGGGACTCATCTTGTTAAATTAGATGAACATACGATAGAAGCTAATGCAAGATTCTTTGACTCTAAAGAGGAAGTACCAACGGAAGCTATTAGTATGGGAATAAGAACTATCATGCGAGCTAAAAAAATTATTTTATTAGCTAATGGTGAAAGTAAGGCAAAAGTCATAAAAGAGATGGTGAGTGGTGACATTTCACCAAAGGTTCCTGCATCAATCCTACAATTACATGGTGACGTAACTGTAATAGTTGACCAAGAAGCTGCTAAAGAGTTAAAAAATTGCAGTCAATTTGCATTATGCATGTA
It contains:
- a CDS encoding ArsR/SmtB family transcription factor, whose protein sequence is MEEKQIRILKALAHPIRLQIVKILIDHGELCVCQLNENVEFSQSNLSQHLKILRDASVVNTRKKGQWMMYRVEDESINKIMEALEHIQ
- the nagA gene encoding N-acetylglucosamine-6-phosphate deacetylase, with the translated sequence MKCIINGKIITNNNILLDQAICFTDKVCGIGELSVLEKKFGSLDIIDAKGSYVTPGFIDIHIHGIQGHDVCDGDIEGLSVISNAITKYGVTSYLPTTMTIPFDDIYHVLDQIKCAKESHNEGAEILGVHLEGPFINKERKGAQNEKYIIMPDYQLIEDYKELISLITIAPETEGAMDFIKKVSATTNIVLSLGHTNATFEEAMEGIENGITHSTHTFNAMSGLLHRKPGVVGAALLSDDVKCEVIADNIHMHPALYKLFIKTKGLDKIILVTDCVQAGGLPDGEYTLGGQKIFVEGNKSVLENGTIAGSVLKLNKAIHNFKESADVNIKDIIRFVTENPAKSLGVYDRKGSLEVDKDADIVLLDDNTEVMMTIGKGKILYEK
- the nagB gene encoding glucosamine-6-phosphate deaminase — its product is MRIYVVNSYDEMSKQAANIVASQVTLKPNSVLGLATGGTPVGMYKQLVEMYQKGDVDFKQVTTFNLDEYYPLSRENANSYYHYMYTNLFKHINVPGDHINIPNGMAKDVIVECQTYEKNIESAGGIDLQVLGIGPNGHIGFNEPDVKFEAGTHLVKLDEHTIEANARFFDSKEEVPTEAISMGIRTIMRAKKIILLANGESKAKVIKEMVSGDISPKVPASILQLHGDVTVIVDQEAAKELKNCSQFALCM